A part of Crassostrea angulata isolate pt1a10 chromosome 5, ASM2561291v2, whole genome shotgun sequence genomic DNA contains:
- the LOC128182885 gene encoding DNA topoisomerase 2-alpha-like isoform X1, producing the protein MFAVVHFVDDESVECVPKSWLEGQYCYWPHLNAKKKIQKMSLPDKDTWKKYKYRKIGQDYEDYDTARKYLKKAEETSNLESEEESRKRKLPARLISESDNDTDIESDIEGKTLPSLPKNTCSQKEKKRTTPVKKMPTLPSLDSSPLSPSPPASSVPVKKQNLATHSVKRQLLTSTTSIRRSPRSKSTLSALSAGTATPPRSTPSVAIQLPVAANDVRTSATKTLGESISDLLKQVISKLDKQQQDITAIKNHLISAVDVDLDTIESLLPSGNRLNTSAEVEEFQDSLDDDSKKKLINAMASLQGGEHAGEICRAVMRSIMTNNCMSQFSGTGQKGKIAFIGTPLYKIILSAVRKASKKTIPFETIKREVLDVLRFAPHLPGGINYAKKKRGKKSNPKEGEFPPDSE; encoded by the exons atgtttgcTGTAGTCCATTTTGTGGATGACGAAAGTGTAGAATGTGTACCTAAATCATGGCTTGAAGGA CAATACTGTTATTGGCCACACCTGAATgcgaagaaaaaaatacaaaaaatgtccCTACCAGACAAGGACACCTGGAAAAAGTACAAATACAGGAAAATTGGACAAG ATTACGAAGACTATGACACAGCCAggaaatatctaaaaaaagcGGAAGAGACATCTAATCTGGAGAGTGAGGAGGAATCACGAAAAAGGAAGCTTCCAGCAAGACTGATAAGCGAATCGGATAACGATACTGATATCGAAAGTGACATTGAAG GTAAAACACTGCCATCTCTCCCAAAAAACACATGTTCCCAGAAGGAGAAGAAACGTACAACACCTGTAAAGAAGATGCCTACCTTACCATCACTAGACAGTTCGCCGCTGTCTCCATCACCCCCAGCATCTTCTGTGCCAGTGAAGAAACAAAACCTGGCCACACACTCAGTAAAAAGACAATTGCTGACATCAACTACCTCCATTCGCAGATCCCCGAGATCAAAAAGTACACTGTCAGCCTTATCAGCTGGGACAGCTACACCACCAAGAAGTACCCCATCAGTAGCTATCCAGTTACCCG TCGCTGCCAATGATGTTAGAACATCTGCAACTAAAACACTGGGAGAAAGCATTTCTGACTTACTCAAACAAG tTATTTCCAAACTTGATAAGCAGCAACAGGATATAACTGCAATAAAAAACCATCTAATTTCTGCTGTGGACGTTGATTTGGATACTATTGAAAGTCTATTACCCTCTGGTAACAGACTGAATACTTCAGCAGAAGTTGAAGAATTCCAGGATTCTCTAGATGACGACTCAAAGAAGAAATTG aTCAATGCCATGGCCTCTCTCCAGGGTGGAGAGCATGCTGGAGAGATTTGCAGAGCAGTTATGCGAAGTATCATGACAAATAACTGCATGAGCCAATTCAGTGGAACCGgacaaaaaggaaaaattgcTTTTATTGGCACACCCCTCTACAAAATCATCCTTT CTGCTGTTCGCAAAGCATCGAAGAAAACTATCCCGTTTGAGACAATTAAACGAGAGGTCTTGGACGTTTTGAGATTTGCTCCACATCTTCCTGGGGGAATCAATTATgctaaa aaaaagcGTGGAAAGAAATCAAATCCAAAAGAAGGCGAATTCCCACCAGACTCCGAATAA
- the LOC128182885 gene encoding DNA topoisomerase 2-alpha-like isoform X2, translated as MFAVVHFVDDESVECVPKSWLEGQYCYWPHLNAKKKIQKMSLPDKDTWKKYKYRKIGQDYEDYDTARKYLKKAEETSNLESEEESRKRKLPARLISESDNDTDIESDIEGKTLPSLPKNTCSQKEKKRTTPVKKMPTLPSLDSSPLSPSPPASSVPVKKQNLATHSVKRQLLTSTTSIRRSPRSKSTLSALSAGTATPPRSTPSVAIQLPVISKLDKQQQDITAIKNHLISAVDVDLDTIESLLPSGNRLNTSAEVEEFQDSLDDDSKKKLINAMASLQGGEHAGEICRAVMRSIMTNNCMSQFSGTGQKGKIAFIGTPLYKIILSAVRKASKKTIPFETIKREVLDVLRFAPHLPGGINYAKKKRGKKSNPKEGEFPPDSE; from the exons atgtttgcTGTAGTCCATTTTGTGGATGACGAAAGTGTAGAATGTGTACCTAAATCATGGCTTGAAGGA CAATACTGTTATTGGCCACACCTGAATgcgaagaaaaaaatacaaaaaatgtccCTACCAGACAAGGACACCTGGAAAAAGTACAAATACAGGAAAATTGGACAAG ATTACGAAGACTATGACACAGCCAggaaatatctaaaaaaagcGGAAGAGACATCTAATCTGGAGAGTGAGGAGGAATCACGAAAAAGGAAGCTTCCAGCAAGACTGATAAGCGAATCGGATAACGATACTGATATCGAAAGTGACATTGAAG GTAAAACACTGCCATCTCTCCCAAAAAACACATGTTCCCAGAAGGAGAAGAAACGTACAACACCTGTAAAGAAGATGCCTACCTTACCATCACTAGACAGTTCGCCGCTGTCTCCATCACCCCCAGCATCTTCTGTGCCAGTGAAGAAACAAAACCTGGCCACACACTCAGTAAAAAGACAATTGCTGACATCAACTACCTCCATTCGCAGATCCCCGAGATCAAAAAGTACACTGTCAGCCTTATCAGCTGGGACAGCTACACCACCAAGAAGTACCCCATCAGTAGCTATCCAGTTACCCG tTATTTCCAAACTTGATAAGCAGCAACAGGATATAACTGCAATAAAAAACCATCTAATTTCTGCTGTGGACGTTGATTTGGATACTATTGAAAGTCTATTACCCTCTGGTAACAGACTGAATACTTCAGCAGAAGTTGAAGAATTCCAGGATTCTCTAGATGACGACTCAAAGAAGAAATTG aTCAATGCCATGGCCTCTCTCCAGGGTGGAGAGCATGCTGGAGAGATTTGCAGAGCAGTTATGCGAAGTATCATGACAAATAACTGCATGAGCCAATTCAGTGGAACCGgacaaaaaggaaaaattgcTTTTATTGGCACACCCCTCTACAAAATCATCCTTT CTGCTGTTCGCAAAGCATCGAAGAAAACTATCCCGTTTGAGACAATTAAACGAGAGGTCTTGGACGTTTTGAGATTTGCTCCACATCTTCCTGGGGGAATCAATTATgctaaa aaaaagcGTGGAAAGAAATCAAATCCAAAAGAAGGCGAATTCCCACCAGACTCCGAATAA
- the LOC128185517 gene encoding baculoviral IAP repeat-containing protein 8-like, giving the protein MLEEKNQQPAWMKKEIERKDQEITRTKIELQTTLRVLEKASDREVGNQLRLRQTERIISQKERTIEEQKRIIQKQVILIHKLKDEKQLLSDQKLCKICCSEEIRVFPIPCGHLTSCRNCARNTHECPVCRKRIEKLESAFLP; this is encoded by the coding sequence ATGTTGGAAGAAAAGAACCAACAGCCTGCATGGATGAAGAAAGAGATAGAAAGAAAAGACCAAGAAATCACAAGGACAAAGATAGAATTACAGACAACGTTGAGAGTATTGGAGAAGGCCTCAGATCGAGAGGTGGGAAATCAACTGAGACTGCGACAGACTGAAAGGATCATCTCACAGAAGGAGCGAACCATTGAAGAGCAAAAGAGAATTATTCAAAAGCAGGTCATATTGATTCATAAGCTGAAGGATGAAAAGCAACTTCTCTCTGATCAGAAGTTGTGCAAGATTTGTTGTAGTGAAGAAATTCGGGTGTTCCCCATCCCATGTGGTCACCTCACTTCCTGTCGGAACTGTGCAAGAAATACTCACGAATGTCCAGTGTGTAGAAAACGCATTgaaaaacttgaatctgcatTTTTACCTTAG